Proteins from a genomic interval of Rosa chinensis cultivar Old Blush chromosome 2, RchiOBHm-V2, whole genome shotgun sequence:
- the LOC112185485 gene encoding water stress-inducible protein Rab21, giving the protein MAHYQSEYGRDKTTDEFGNPIRRTDDPVHHGVTEAATGYGTHDTRTGYGTHDTTGTGYGTHSTTGTGYGTHGTATGPTGFDATTAGVHSVPLHRSDSSSSSEDDGYGGRRKKKGLKEKIKEKLPGGTHRSEDRYGATTTPYGGQHQEKGMGGRRENKGLKEKIKKKLPGGNSDHSGTTNTPPFDTRAHEKKGMMDKIKEKLPGHH; this is encoded by the exons ATGGCGCATTACCAGAGCGAGTACGGCAGAGACAAGACCACCGACGAGTTCGGAAACCCGATCCGCCGGACTGATGACCCTGTTCACCATGGTGTAACTGAAGCAGCCACCGGGTACGGCACTCATGACACTAGAACAGGGTACGGAACTCATGACACCACCGGAACGGGGTACGGGACTCATAGCACAACTGGTACAGGCTACGGAACTCATGGCACCGCCACTGGTCCCACTGGCTTCGATGCAACAACGGCCGGCGTTCACAGCGTCCCGCTTCACCGCTCTGACAGCTCAAGCTCT TCTGAGGATGATGGGTACGgcgggaggaggaagaagaagggctTGAAGGAGAAGATAAAGGAGAAGCTGCCAGGTGGCACACACAGGTCCGAGGACCGTTACGGTGCGACTACTACACCTTACGGTGGACAGCACCAGGAGAAGGGAATG GGCGGGAGGAGGGAGAACAAGGGTTTGAAggagaagatcaagaagaagcTGCCAGGAGGCAACAGTGACCATAGCGGCACAACTAATACGCCACCGTTTGATACCAGAGCCCATGAGAAGAAGGGCATGATGGACAAGATCAAAGAGAAGCTTCCCGGCCACCATTAA
- the LOC112185920 gene encoding dehydrin Xero 1 → MEHYQSEYGRDKTTDEIRRSEDPVNHGLTEATGIHDTKTGYGTHGMATGPTGFAATTAGGHGFPNHRSDISSSSEDDGYGGRRERKGLKEKMPGGTHRSDDPYDTTPITTPYGGQHQDKGVMDKLKEKLPGGHKDDPHSTTHTTTTPGYGVAGEHHENKGVVDKIKEKLPGGHKDDPYSTTDTTTTPGYGVAGEHHENKGLKEKIEKLPGGNSDHSGTTNTPPFDTRAHEKKGLMDKIKEKLPGHH, encoded by the exons ATGGAGCATTACCAGAGCGAGTACGGTAGAGACAAGACCACCGACGAGATCCGCCGGAGTGAGGACCCGGTTAACCATGGTTTAACTGAAGCAACCGGCATTCATGACACTAAAACAGGCTACGGAACTCATGGCATGGCCACTGGGCCCACTGGCTTCGCTGCAACAACGGCCGGTGGTCACGGGTTCCCGAATCACCGGTCTGACATCTCAAGCTCT TCTGAGGATGATGGGTACGGAGGGAGAAGGGAGAGGAAGGGTTTGAAGGAGAAGATGCCAGGTGGCACACACCGGTCCGACGACCCCTACGATACGACTCCGATTACCACACCTTATGGTGGACAGCACCAGGATAAGGGAGTGATGGACAAACTCAAAGAGAAGCTCCCAGGAGGTCATAAGGACGATCCCCACAGTACAACTCATACCACTACTACACCGGGTTACGGCGTGGCCGGAGAGCACCATGAGAATAAGGGAGTGGTGGACAAGATCAAAGAGAAGCTACCAGGTGGTCACAAGGATGATCCCTACAGTACTACTGACACCACTACTACACCGGGTTACGGCGTGGCCGGAGAGCACCATGAGAATAAGGGCTTGAAGGAGAAGATTGAGAAGCTGCCAGGTGGCAACAGTGACCATAGCGGCACTACTAATACGCCACCTTTTGACACCAGAGCCCATGAGAAGAAGGGATTGATGGACAAGATTAAAGAGAAGCTTCCCGGCCACCACTAA
- the LOC112183708 gene encoding uncharacterized protein LOC112183708 — protein MTGDVISWLSQCAKDLSLPQFGELLFSLWGVWKERNDRVWNLKRLKAWDVSLGIVSRLKEFRFHNHKPPRSKSVHRAVWRAPQKGGLGFEIRNETGVMLGGGAWPVSGLLSPEHAEILACKAAVEFAGEHGFGPAILETDALEVQHQLPRCALANLSLLGRIYDDVGILLKSHNVVQVLHVDRQGNGVAHVLATYGHSLRQNAFYFSVPDFLQAVIATELCTL, from the exons ATGACTGGGGATGTTATTAGTTGGTTAAGTCAGTGTGCTAAAGACTTGTCATTACCTCAGTTCGGAGAACTTCTGTTTTCTCTTTGGGGTGTTTGGAAGGAAAGAAACGATAGAGTTTGGAATCTTAAGAGGCTCAAGGCTTGGGATGTTAGCTTGGGGATTGTTTCTCGGTTGAAGGAGTTCAGATTTCATAATCATAAACCTCCCCGATCCAAATCTGTACACAGAGCAGTGTGGAGGGCACCCCA GAAAGGTGGATTGGGTTTCGAAATCAGAAACGAGACTGGAGTGATGTTAGGAGGAGGGGCTTGGCCTGTGAGTGGTTTACTTTCTCCGGAACACGCTGAAATTTTGGCATGCAAAGCTGCAGTAGAGTTTGCAGGGGAGCACGGTTTTGGTCCAGCTATACTGGAAACCGATGCATTGGAGGTTCAGCATCAGCTCCCGAGGTGTGCTTTAGCTAACTTGTCGCTATTGGGCAGAATCTATGATGATGTAGGGATACTTTTGAAGTCCCATAATGTGGTGCAGGTGTTACATGTCGATCGGCAAGGAAATGGGGTTGCGCATGTGTTGGCTACCTATGGTCACTCTCTTAGGCAGAATgcgttttatttttcagttcCAGATTTCTTACAAGCTGTGATTGCAACTGAGCTTTGTACTTTGTag